A stretch of DNA from Candidatus Bathyarchaeota archaeon:
CTCAAAAATTCACTCTCTGAGAGGTGTTTGTGATTGAAAAATGTATGAAAGCTTTGTTGAAAGAACCGTTTGAAAGTATTTGAAAGTAAATTCACTCCCTATTCTTTCGTGATTCTCTCAAAGAAGCTCAATTCAAGCTTTCTCTTTCACTTTTCTCAAATTTTTCTGAACCGCTAAATCAACATTATTCGTGCAATAATTTGAATGGATTTGTGATTGTCTTTTCAGAGTTCTGGCAAAAAAAGGAGTTTGGAGGATTGCTTGGAGGATTTTTAATGTTAAACCTCCAAAAACAATGTATATCCTTATGCATGCATGAATGAATACGCGTTATGTTTTAGACGCTCTTATTTCGTCTAAAACTTCTTTTGCCGGCTTAAATTCATCGAAGAGCTTCGACAGTTTCTTACATGCATAGTCTTCGCAGTAGGCGCAATTCTCAACATTTCTTTCCCTTGCGCACTTTCTTATTTCACAAATGTTACAGTAACTGAAAACTCGCTGTCCTCTAGTCAAACAGCCATCGCAGTTGATATCTTCCATTTTGAACTCTTTGCCATATTGTTTAGTCCATAGCTTAGCCACTCTTCTTCTTTCAGCATCATCATCCATCTTAGTTGCTTTAAAAGTTGGACAATCAGAACATATTATTCCACAATAAGCAACAATTCTATCCATCTTCGATTCCCTATTCCGCAGAATTTCTCGTATGACTCATTTCAAGCTTTCGGTCATCTAGCACATTGCTAGTACGCACTTCGTGCGCTAGTCAACCTCTCTCTAGTCTCCCAGTTTTCTTCAGCCTCTCTATTTGTTCATGGTTTGTGTATATATAAAAGCAAACCAGTTAGATTATCATTGTGAGAATAAACATTGATTTGTCCTTATGAGGATGAAATGATGACACTGCCTTTGATGATTTGCAAATATCAACAAAGCGCCAGAGAAGAGTGTCGTGGTTTGTGGAAAGAACTTACTGAGTGGCACCGTGAAATCTATGAGGATCCTAATATAGGTGGAAAGCATCCGGAAGATTACTTTGATAAGCATCTGGCAAAAGTTGGATCTGACAAGCTTTGGATTGCTGTACATGGTTCCAGAGTGGTTGGACTCATCGGGTTGATTGTTGAGGAAGAAGAAGCTGAAATAGAACCTCTTATCGTGAGTAAAGCCTACCGAGGCAAAGGAATAGGAAAGAGGCTGATAGAACGAGTTGTTTCTGAAGCACGAAAGATGGGAGTGAGATACCTGTGCATAAAACCTGTAGCACGAAATGTTAGGACTATAAGATGGCTACACAAACAAGGCTTCAAAAATCTTGGACATATCGAACTTTTCATAAGCTTCTCGGAATACGCGTGGAAGCTAGGGCCTGAAATTCATGGGTGTGAGTTCGATTTCTAATCTGTTCAATGCGCGCGTCGATAATCTTCCGGCAAACTTGAAATACGCATCATTCCATATTTTTCCGTATAAAAAGAGGAAAGACTATTGAACACGGTTGACGAAACGAAGTTGGCTGCACCATGCGGTTTGTATTGTGGTTCTTGTATTGACTATCTAGTTTACAAAAGTTGTCATAGTTGTGGATGTGATTGTGGGAAATGTGATGCCTCAGGTCATCACGTAAGATGTGAGATTTACGAATGTTGTATTAAACGGAAGGGTCACGAAGCTTGTTACGAATGCGAAGAATTTCCCTGCTCGAAACTCATAAGATTCTGCTACAACCCTGTCTGGCTGCATCATCTTCCTGTAATAGAAAATCTGAGAAGGCGGAAGACAATAGGGACCAAGAAATGGCTGGAAGAACAAAGAGAGACATGGAGCAACGAATGGTACCTTCGAAGGTGGCTATGGTTCCAAAAAGAATGCGAAAAACGGCTGGAAAGGTCGTTAGAAGAAACCGATAACGTCTCTAGGAAGAAAAGGTAATGGGATCTTGATTGTGCATTGATTGCACACCGACAACATTGAGATACGACTAAAATGATAGTATTTTACAGAACGGCCTGGTCTAAATCAAGGATGCGAATGAAAGATGATCCAGAAAAGACAGAAACTAGAAACTTAGAAAGTTCATTTTATGATTTCCTCGCGCAGTTTTGGGTTTCCTTTCGTTCGTCCGTTCTCTTTAGGCGCTTGACTTGAGTTTGATAACACGCGTAGCTTTGCAAAATAATCATAACTGACATCAATAACGCTACAGGAAACAAGATAGGTTGCAGAAATCGCCTCACTTCATTGTTGTATTCGGATATGATCATAATTGAAATCAATGCTCCCGTCATCACAGCGGACATCATTAGCATATTAATCACGCCATATTTCCATGCAGCAATTCCTCGAAATGTTGAGCGCAAGTCGATGATGAAGGAGCAAAAAATCATGCTGCATATGAAAAGTAGCAGAGGCAACATAATGTCGCTGTAGGCACTTCCAACTAGCAATACGCCGAGTACGCATAGCCATGCCAGCTTTAGCTTGTCAGTGATGTAGCTGCTTTCTGTTATCACTATCGTTTTGCCATAGTGTCTCTTTGCAAGCATTATTCCAGAATAGATTGTGACTGCATTAGCTAGAAAGAACATGGCCAACTTCGCAGCTGCCCATATCATCAGTCTTTCCGAGGAAGCGGGAATGACATTGAATGGAGAATAAGACGGAAGTTGATGTTGGAGAATAATATCTTCCACTCGTGAAACTGTCATAAGGATAAAAAGCAAAGAAACTGCAAAGATTGCAGGATTTTCTTGAGGAATCTCTTGAAGAGCTATTTCATTCTCTCTCTTCTCTCTTTTTGATGCAATTCTTCGATTCAATCGTCTGACAATTTGAATTGTCACAACTAAGATGTACCAACCGCAAAACAGCAACCAAGATAGGAAGAGAAACGGATACTTCAACGAGACACAAAGGAACAAACAAGAAAGGAGAATCGAAACTCCGCCAAGCATGAGGATGTCGGCGCCTTTTGATCCAGAAGCACCTCCAACTAGGAATGTTTCTAAGAAGAGCACTCTCTCCCCTATCTCCTCGATTTTGCTTGGAGTTTGCAGTATTCGCCTGGACCTAGTTTGTTTAGTAT
This window harbors:
- a CDS encoding DUF3795 domain-containing protein; the protein is MNTVDETKLAAPCGLYCGSCIDYLVYKSCHSCGCDCGKCDASGHHVRCEIYECCIKRKGHEACYECEEFPCSKLIRFCYNPVWLHHLPVIENLRRRKTIGTKKWLEEQRETWSNEWYLRRWLWFQKECEKRLERSLEETDNVSRKKR
- a CDS encoding DUF3795 domain-containing protein; the protein is MVAYCGIICSDCPTFKATKMDDDAERRRVAKLWTKQYGKEFKMEDINCDGCLTRGQRVFSYCNICEIRKCARERNVENCAYCEDYACKKLSKLFDEFKPAKEVLDEIRASKT
- a CDS encoding GNAT family N-acetyltransferase, whose amino-acid sequence is MICPYEDEMMTLPLMICKYQQSAREECRGLWKELTEWHREIYEDPNIGGKHPEDYFDKHLAKVGSDKLWIAVHGSRVVGLIGLIVEEEEAEIEPLIVSKAYRGKGIGKRLIERVVSEARKMGVRYLCIKPVARNVRTIRWLHKQGFKNLGHIELFISFSEYAWKLGPEIHGCEFDF